ACATTAAAGCACTTGCAGACTTAGTATATCAAGACTATTTAGCCCTTGATCCAATAAATGTTCTAACATTCTCAGAAGATGGACTTGGGGCTTTAGAAGCCTTTACAAATCGTATCCAAATATTTTTATCCCCATTTATTGAAAACAATTTTAAGATAAATTCATTTGCAAACCTCGAAAAAATAAAATCTGAATTAGCAACAGATCTATTTCAATTTGGAAAATTTCAAGAGGACATCTTTCAGTTTTCACAAAGGAAGACTGTCATTGAAATTTTGATATCTGAATCCAATTCTCGTTTAGAAGCATTAGCTCGTGCACATCATTATGTCGGAAATGATTTAGCATTAGAACTGAATGGTTATTCCCATCGTAAATCGGAATTAGATCTAAGCTTTAAGTCCGCTGAATACGTAGACACTCTTTTAATCAATGTGGATCTCGAAAAATATAAGATAACAAAGACCTTTCATTCGTTAAATGAAGAGCTGTTGACAAAGCAACAGATATTAAGCAAAGCTATACAGGATATCGACCTCCAAATTGAAACAAATCAAATAAAAGGAGTAACCCTAGGCCAATTGTTAACACAAATTAAGATAGCTGGAAAACAAATGCTCGAAATATTTGGAAAGATGGATATTTGCCCTCTTTGTGAAGCTAATTACGTTTCTGAAGAACTTTCCGAAAGAATAAACAGGGAAATTATCAACATCGAAGAGTCAGACGCCAAAATTGAAATATTAAGGAATAAAAGAGCAGAGCTGAATTCAAATTCAACAATAATTTTGAATGAAATTTCTGACCTAGAACAATTGAGAACAGCATTTTCCTTTCATTCCCGATTAGAAATTGACTCATTAGTTATGTATGAAATCGTTAATGATCTATTATCTATTTTGAACAGCCGTGATAATTTAAGAGAAAAACAGGAGCGCCTTAATAAGGTCGCAGAATGGGCAAATCTGGCGGGCTTATCAGAAGAGGAATTCTATATAATCAATTCAAAAATATCTCAGTGGCCAGATGTTCAATTAGAGCTTTCTATTAATAGTAAGGAGGAAATCATAAGCTATGAACAGCAGCTTCGCGATACTATATTGACAGCAAAGAAAGAATTATTTGACATCAATGCTAGCTTATTGAAGCTTGATCAAGAAATTCAATCAAGATTTTCAAGTTTAATAGTTCCTCCGCTTATAATTGCAGCCCTGAGGACTCAATTAGATACAAACAGATTAGAAATTGAAAAATTAGAAAACTCGTTCCTTTCACTTCGTGAGTTAGTCAAATTATCAGACGAAACAACTATTTCAACATTTGCAGAGGCTGTAAAAGTATTTCAAAGCGACATCGAATTTTTAAGAAAAGTACAGAAGGAAGAGGCGCAACTTACGGCAGAACTCAAAATAATTGACAATGCGAGTAAATTCTTAGAATTAAACAATCGTACACTTGATCGCCTGGAAAATGCAATAACTGTTCTGGCTAAAATGGTAGAAGACAGGGGAAAAAACGCATTACAAGATTTCTTTTCAGCAAATCAACAGCTCATTAATGATATATATAATACTATTCATTCACCACAGGAATTTATCTCTGTATCGTTCTCCAAAACAGGAATTTCATTAACCAAAGCAGATGGAAGTTTACATGGTGTTAATCAAATAAGTACCGGGCAGCGATCCGCTCTTGCAATATCGCTATTCATTGCGTTGAATCGTCAGTTGAAACAGGGGCCGAAAATATTACTATTTGATGATCCAGCAGCATTTACGGATGATTTCAATATACTGTCACTACTTGATTTTCTCCGATTCTTTATTTTAAAGGAAGGGAAACAAATATTTTTTGCTACTGCAAACGCGAGATTGGCGGCCTTGATAGAGAAGAAATTTGATTTTATGGGAGAGGATTTTAAACAATTTCACTTGGAGCGGTGAAAATCATTCAAAATATCGCGCCCCTATTCCAATCGAAAAATTGGATATCAAAACATTATACTTCCAAATGATCCCAAAAAGGTTGGAAATAATCCCCGACCCTTTGCATTATATACTTTATTTACACACTGATAATAAGATTTAAGAGTAAAAGACCAATAACGACTTCGAACCTCATCATTTTAAATTATTATCCTTGCATATATAAATAAGCCTGCCGTATTCGTTAATATTGCTTGTAGTATTAGGCCAACATAAACTTTACATTGACTAACACGCATTATATTGCACATATTCTCTAAAAGCAACATATCACCTCAGCTCCAAACTCTCCAAATACTCCTCACTATAATTAGCCAACCTTTTCTGACTATCCAATTCCTTTGGCCAACCCAAAATCCACATCTTTGTTCTCCCCGACGTACCCAGTAAATTTTCCTGACAGGTTAATATGATATTAGCATTCTCAGGATGAAATACCCAAGAAGAATAATTGTATACATCAAACCCATTAGTAAAATTATTTGCTCCAAAAGTATAAGCCTGTTTGAAAGGGTCTACATTATATACCCCTAAAAACCCAGATTCACCTGTCAATAAAAGTTTACCATCAGGAGAACTCAAAGCTTTACTCAAATCATTGGTAACTTTTCTAAATCCGATTTCCTTTGCAGTCGCATCAAATTTATTCATTTCAAATATTCTAGGTCGAAGATCAGAAGCTGGCAAAGGAACATTTCCTTTACCAGATTGTTGCAATTGAGTAGGATCAGCTTTAATAGTAAAAAACAATTTATCCCCATTAGGAGGACTTGTGATACCAGAAATCGTTGTATAGGACATATCAATACCATTGTATAGCCCCATATTTTCCAACCTTATAAATTTCAGCCCCCTTGTAAAAGGAAATGCAAAATATTTCAGGAAACCGCCTTTGTAAATAATTACCCCACCTCCATTAGGCAAAATATTAGGCTCTCCATCTTTTCTATCAAAAAAGAACATCCTATCTGATCGACCATAATAATATACCTCTACACCATCCACTGTTTTTACTTGAATCACCCCACTTCCTGCATATACATCAATTATATTATCACTGTTAATATTATATTGAAAAATAGATTTTGTACTGCCTGGTGCTGGAAGTACGAAAATTGATTTGGGAGTAATTGCTATTATTGAAGTTCCTTCTTCATCATAAAAAGCTTGCAGTATAGGAGTAGGTATAGGCTGTTTCCAGTTTAAGTCATTTCCATTTATATCATAGATTTTAAGCCTGGACCTTGTAACAGATAAAATTTGCAATCCGGCAGGAGAGAACGCTGTATTTAAAATCTCCCCTCGTTCATAAAAATCTCCTATTTTAAATCCTGCCGTGTCGTAAATATTTACAAATTGTTTATCCCTTACTGTCTTGAAATATGATCCATCCGCAGAAAAAGTAGCATTTTGAGCTGAATCAATATCTATTTTTTCATAATACCCCAATTTATTCCCAAAAGAATTATAATAACCACGAATGTCTTCATTAGTCGGATCTAGTCGCTCTGCCCGCTGCAATATCCGATATGCCAATGCCGGATTGGAAGACTCGTAACTCCTGGCCAACTCCAATCGCCGTCCTGATAAAGAAGCAGTTGCTCTACCCTTTTTCTCTACTTGTGCTATGCTATCTGAACGTCTAATGTCTAATAAACTCTGAAAAAGTTGCTTGTTCTTAACTGATAAAGATTTATTCAACTCTACGACAGATCTTAATGCACTATCTTTTGTCAAATTTGCTGATCTAAGTTCTGTGCTAACATCTTCCGCCACCTTCATTCGTTCGATTGCAAGCAACTTGGTGCTGTCAGCAATTGCTTTATCCATGTTAATTTTCGCTATTTCGAACCCAGAAATTAGCTTATTCGTCTGGTAGAGTCGATAAGACAATAGAGCTAAAGTAATAGTTGATATAGTTATTACACCAAGCCCTGCTATCAATATCTTTTTTGATCGTCTATTCTTCTCATCCCTATTCTTATAAGCATCATTCAATTTTTCCAAATGTTGCTGCCTTTCCATCACTAATCTTTCCCTTTCTTCCTCATACTTCTTCTTCCTATCCTTTCTCTCCTTTCTATGAACCAATGATGCCCTTATAAACTCACTTTCCTCTTTGTTAAACCAATTATCCGCCGACTCCAGAATTGTTTTTGCTTTCTCCAAATGGCGACTACCATCCCAGGTAGTCTCATCTTCCTTATACCGCAATATTGCATTTAACAAACTATCATGTAAAAAATATAAATCCTCCCCGTGCTCCTCTATCCACTCATCAATCTTATCCCACGCCTTTATCAAAGAATCATGTGCAGGCTCATACCAGATAAATCCATGATCGTTTACACTCATTTTCAACAACCGCTTTTTCAGAAACTTATCCAACACATCTTTTACACGGTTATTTTCTTCATCTTGCTCAAAGATTAGTTCTTTATCAGCTACCTTTCGTCCTGCTTTCTCTCCCAGCCCACGGGATACCATCCTTAACATAACATTCTTAATTGTCCTTCTCGTCTCTTTACCAGCCTCTTTAAAAATTTCCTCTGCCCTCGACCTCAAGCCATCCGCCACCCCACCTATTTTATTATAATCATCCTCTGTCAGGAAACCATCGCCTCTTTTTGAATTCACATATTCCTCATACATCTCGCTCAATGCATAAGATAACAACGGTAAAAAGTTACCCAATCGCTCTCCTTCATCCAGAATTATATTGACCAGTGAAGTCGGCTTATATTCCAGACCAGCCTGATAAACCGGCTCCGTAATAATCTCCCGGATTTCTTCCCTCCCTATTTTAGGCAATACTACTTTACTCGTCCTCCAATTCTTCATTCTCCTGTCAAACTCATATTCATAGTCTGACCGTATACTCAATATGACCCTAATATCAATAATGTCGTCATTTATCTTCTCCTCCAGGAACTTAATAAAGTCTTCTCTTAGGTTTGGAGACTTACATTTCGTGCTCAACTCTTCAAACTGATCCACATAAATCACCACCTTCCTACAATCAGGGTTATTTTGCAGAAATTTCAACGCTCTCCTTTTAAATATAGCAGGGTTCTCATCTGGCTTTCCGGTTATTACCCTGTATCCCGCCTCTTTTAATTTAGGTAATATCCCCGCCTTGATAATAGACGATTTTCCTGTCCCGGAAGCACCAACTATAGCTACTGATTTTTTATCCATGATACGGCTGATCAAATCATTGACCATAGCCGTCCGTCCGAAAAATCGAATGATATCCTGGTCTATATCATCATAGGAATCTAATCCTTTATATGGATTACCAATTATTGTGGGCGTCATTAATCGGGGACGTTCCTGCTTAGGTCGAAACGCCCAAATAATTGGGGCCAGCTTATCATGCGACAATTCATAATTCCCTACCTCGTCCATTTTCCTAACGATCTGCTTCTTCACCAATACATCCAACCAGTTACCTGATCCTTTCATATTACTGACATTCACTGGCATCTTCGTTGTTTCCTCCGATACAAACTGACAGAGATACTCCCACACGAACCCCTCTTTTCCTTCTGCTATCTCTTCCACCGTTTCCCTTACATATTCTCTGAGCGGATCTTCCAAAGCGCCCACTTCCCGCACCAGGTGTTCAGTAAACACAGCTACCTTCTCTCCTTTGGGCTGTCCCTTCATCGCCCTATTCCAGAGATAAAACATAAACACCTGCAACTGCAATAAATTAATTCCACCGTCTCCTTTTACGACCTTTCCTATTTCCGCGGCAATCGTATCCAAATCCGGATAACACCTGACATGCTCACGCTGCTTCTCTAATCCCTCGGCAATAATTTTATGTGCTTTCCCCTGATCTACCCGCTTCACTTCATATCCTGCACTGAAAACGGGCACTACCTTATTCTCAAATTCTTTTAATTTCGCATGAAATTCCTGCCTGATAATCAAAATGACTTTACAATATTTACTCCTTAATGAAAGCACCTCCTTCATTAGTGTAAAAAAAGCTACCTTTTCATCATTCTCTCCAAATAAAAACAATTCTTCTATCTGATCGAAGATCAGGTAAACAGGTTTATAGTATTTTTTATATAGTAATTCGATTAATGCACCTTCCTTTAATTCCCCAAGCATCTCAGTATTCATCATATCTTCTGGATCAACCACATCATTCTTCAAAAGCCGGTAGGTTAGCTCCTGTCTGATCGACGCCATTATATTTTTCTTCCTGAGGATCAGCACATCATACCAATCAGATTTTTTAAAATGATTCGCCAAGCCACAAAGCACAAGGCTTGTTTTACCGACGCCAGATTCTCCAAAAATCAATTGGATGCTTCTCCCCCTGACTAGACTATATAGATTTAGAACATCCTCGTTTCTTCCTGAGAATTCATTGATTTCTTCTCTTTTAAAGGAGCGAAGAAACCTGAAAGGATTAATCGGTTGCTGCTCAATATCCCCATTAGATTCATTATTTCCGGAAATGAAAGGGTTCATATTTTATATCATTTTACAGCAGTCCTTAAATGCTTGAATTGCCTATATATAACCTTCAATCGGTTTACAGCTTTTTCTTTATCAAAACTGTCCCCACCCAGGTTATCCTTAATTTTTTCAATATATGGAATGGCAGTTTTTTTCATTATTTTCCCAGATCCCGATACATAGTCGGGCTCATCCACTACAATAAATTCAATGATAATTTCACCATCTTTTTTATCTTCTCCCTTATAGATTATTTTATTCTCTTCTGAGTGTGAATAATAATACAACTGAGAAATTTCATCACCTGTTATTAAACACTTATCAATAATAAATGGGGATAAGCTCAAATAATTCATTACGGAACTCAACCCCTTAGCCAGTATCACACTGTAATTTTGAGAGTAGTCATTCTTCTCATCCCATTCTTTGCCGCATCTCACCTGCCGGTGTCTCAACTCAAGTATACTATGTATAAATACCTGTTTGGGATTGAAACGAAATCGGGTAGCCTCAATATTCCTTACTACCAATAAATTATATCTAAGAATAAAACAAACTTCATCGAGGATATTGCACAATTCGTTTTCTACTATCCTGCAATGGTCTGGTATACTAGCTATTCCTTCCTGATAGCGGATCTTTTCCAGTCGAATAATATTATGCGCCAGGTTTAGATCATCAGTATCAATTTGAAAACTCTCTGTCATATATTCTTCCACAAAGGTCGAATGCCCATTAGCTCGTATCAATTCCGCCGTTTCTCGAATCAAACTACTATAGCTAAAACTCTGAATATCATCCCTGGATAAAGAAAGTAGCTGTCGCAACTGATTTCTGACTTTCGAATTAATTACAAATTTGCGACCTTCCCTGTACTTTATTTCAAAGAGATCTGAGACCATTACATAACAAGTAAACTTTACTAATAACTCATAAAAGTCTAGCAAGTCTTCCCAGTAATCTTCATAAGTTTCCATATTCCCAGCTTGTATGGAAATGGCATTAGCTCTCATGCTAGCCATGATAGTGGCAAGTGGACGGGGTACCAAATTGCCTATTCTTTCATGCAATTCCTTTGCATGAAATATTGTTCTTGGCTTTTTCTTAAATTCATTATAATTTCTTTGCAGCA
This Chitinophaga sancti DNA region includes the following protein-coding sequences:
- a CDS encoding AAA family ATPase, whose product is MVKQDIITFTNTVWKNLKPIRDDIYRGDWMSLGQNKAAVCYLDLGNEKIFENLKEYQEELIAEEYYQTPGGIQWNYYLFVIRDSFNETDKLRIENDDIYARKYLLQPKQFENFFKLDAGSDSIAPDILSEWKTELDSVGLSEVYQNASIASATRRFIEQQSIQLQNNPAETTTQHIEFLNKINRIVLNEDYRKYPDRREFQFGTMNLITGKNGAGKTSLLEAIELSICGKSLREPKKEIIDTSLTMFVNDSETRFLFNPSNSSIYRDRDKQWYGNSIPRGNDLYLSFNRFNYYNADAAREFTDGDSESKTNEALSNLVLGAEFSHLIDRAEKFLIALRPEYNALKKELRSQETAKKESQEKIKHLEKSNDIKALADLVYQDYLALDPINVLTFSEDGLGALEAFTNRIQIFLSPFIENNFKINSFANLEKIKSELATDLFQFGKFQEDIFQFSQRKTVIEILISESNSRLEALARAHHYVGNDLALELNGYSHRKSELDLSFKSAEYVDTLLINVDLEKYKITKTFHSLNEELLTKQQILSKAIQDIDLQIETNQIKGVTLGQLLTQIKIAGKQMLEIFGKMDICPLCEANYVSEELSERINREIINIEESDAKIEILRNKRAELNSNSTIILNEISDLEQLRTAFSFHSRLEIDSLVMYEIVNDLLSILNSRDNLREKQERLNKVAEWANLAGLSEEEFYIINSKISQWPDVQLELSINSKEEIISYEQQLRDTILTAKKELFDINASLLKLDQEIQSRFSSLIVPPLIIAALRTQLDTNRLEIEKLENSFLSLRELVKLSDETTISTFAEAVKVFQSDIEFLRKVQKEEAQLTAELKIIDNASKFLELNNRTLDRLENAITVLAKMVEDRGKNALQDFFSANQQLINDIYNTIHSPQEFISVSFSKTGISLTKADGSLHGVNQISTGQRSALAISLFIALNRQLKQGPKILLFDDPAAFTDDFNILSLLDFLRFFILKEGKQIFFATANARLAALIEKKFDFMGEDFKQFHLER
- a CDS encoding CHAT domain-containing protein, producing the protein MAVRVVLAFANDVDESLKCLQEESETVYPLLKRMDRQFVTPFLLKQVSAKDLRTEFADDSPLNVFHFSGHAGSLDLLLADGQVVNGEGVAKMLSKVSGLELVFLNGCATYGLVDAFHKAGAKIVIASKRKVFDKEAAEFSVAFYLRLSQLAEVGQAFDEAQAWLQTNKMKIADVDRSVLVTVEEEEDDFPFQIFYKPIVKAGNIIDKDLGSYRPYDKWKFQYQLAATVPYSPYLKILETIGNKGNDIAKYISSKTPHAKAEVSDFGLLQRNYNEFKKKPRTIFHAKELHERIGNLVPRPLATIMASMRANAISIQAGNMETYEDYWEDLLDFYELLVKFTCYVMVSDLFEIKYREGRKFVINSKVRNQLRQLLSLSRDDIQSFSYSSLIRETAELIRANGHSTFVEEYMTESFQIDTDDLNLAHNIIRLEKIRYQEGIASIPDHCRIVENELCNILDEVCFILRYNLLVVRNIEATRFRFNPKQVFIHSILELRHRQVRCGKEWDEKNDYSQNYSVILAKGLSSVMNYLSLSPFIIDKCLITGDEISQLYYYSHSEENKIIYKGEDKKDGEIIIEFIVVDEPDYVSGSGKIMKKTAIPYIEKIKDNLGGDSFDKEKAVNRLKVIYRQFKHLRTAVK